A region of Streptomyces sp. R44 DNA encodes the following proteins:
- a CDS encoding SMI1/KNR4 family protein yields MSDATFDWHEFLRRWQEEWVPSADEDDEEAAVAPLGVPGADESAIAAVEERLGRRLPPSYREFLAVSDGWYVEQTAGVYQLGGVADIGWFGDPYGMTPLYEENLGGNPREEDVLLAGMWRRALRLETDSDMSHALLDPGDCDRDGEWALYVHKGWSGEPPARYPSFRAYMEAMYRGFHGDRAGSPDFVNATTRVQDGHVDAARLLALRGRYEEAVPLLEEALSFGRPRSGVLLDQIRHLLAPGNARDYGHLLVADPRYLPELLPVQAMAPAGNEWRLGGDEHWLGMMTARGTDRETAETVLATMRDGTYRYAPPGSWGLAVAEARESARWGRTDEAWRVLREALPLWEAPGPLLIAPVGLLADPVLGSLVTPERGREVLGTPRSGETGPAPAPVPDLDPPGLAWLTEPAGDRQPFDGYRCVWVEGADPARLPALIGEEGAELSPPVDPRGASWRAPKPHERDGVELWEDRAVVAVGRTDEAWAFAFDGYSHRRLHPLFRSPAAAASSSGRAVVVWCDPRHPSSADDPVAFHLSVAEHGRELYAFTVRGTDVQRTGTVPAELDPVLLFRPEDSAVDNERRVLGALHTVLGVSLPRFALAQGRLHTFTTRSWTRAPRDGEGFTYLTFVRHRP; encoded by the coding sequence ATGAGCGATGCGACCTTCGACTGGCATGAGTTCCTGCGGCGTTGGCAGGAGGAGTGGGTTCCGTCCGCCGACGAGGACGACGAGGAGGCCGCCGTCGCTCCCCTGGGCGTGCCCGGGGCGGACGAGAGCGCCATCGCCGCGGTCGAGGAGCGGCTGGGCCGGCGGCTGCCGCCCTCGTACCGGGAGTTCCTGGCCGTGAGCGACGGCTGGTATGTGGAGCAGACCGCGGGGGTCTACCAGCTCGGCGGCGTCGCGGACATCGGCTGGTTCGGGGACCCGTACGGCATGACCCCGCTGTACGAGGAGAACCTGGGCGGGAATCCGCGCGAGGAGGACGTCCTGCTGGCCGGGATGTGGCGGCGGGCGCTGCGGCTCGAGACGGACTCCGACATGTCGCACGCGCTGCTCGACCCGGGCGACTGCGATCGGGACGGCGAGTGGGCGCTCTACGTCCACAAGGGCTGGAGCGGCGAACCGCCCGCCCGTTACCCCTCGTTCCGCGCCTACATGGAGGCCATGTACCGAGGCTTCCACGGCGATCGCGCGGGGAGTCCCGACTTCGTGAACGCGACCACGCGCGTGCAGGACGGCCACGTGGACGCGGCCCGGCTGCTCGCCCTGCGCGGACGGTACGAGGAGGCCGTGCCGCTGCTCGAGGAGGCGCTGTCCTTCGGCCGGCCCCGGAGCGGCGTCCTGCTGGACCAGATACGGCATCTGCTGGCTCCGGGCAACGCCCGGGACTACGGCCACCTGCTCGTGGCCGACCCGCGCTATCTGCCCGAGCTCCTCCCGGTGCAGGCCATGGCGCCCGCCGGGAACGAGTGGCGGTTGGGCGGGGACGAGCACTGGCTCGGGATGATGACCGCGCGCGGGACCGACCGGGAGACCGCCGAGACCGTCCTCGCCACGATGCGGGACGGCACCTATCGCTACGCGCCGCCCGGGTCGTGGGGCCTGGCCGTCGCGGAGGCGCGGGAGTCGGCCCGCTGGGGGCGGACCGACGAGGCCTGGCGGGTGCTGCGGGAGGCGTTGCCGCTGTGGGAGGCACCGGGGCCCTTGCTGATCGCCCCGGTCGGTCTGCTCGCCGATCCGGTCCTGGGGTCGCTGGTCACCCCCGAGCGAGGCCGGGAGGTCCTCGGGACACCGCGGTCGGGGGAGACGGGACCCGCGCCCGCGCCGGTGCCCGATCTCGACCCGCCGGGCCTCGCGTGGCTGACGGAGCCCGCCGGCGACCGGCAGCCGTTCGACGGATACCGCTGCGTGTGGGTCGAGGGGGCCGACCCCGCGCGTCTGCCGGCACTGATCGGGGAGGAGGGGGCCGAACTGAGCCCGCCGGTGGATCCGCGCGGGGCTTCCTGGCGGGCGCCCAAGCCGCACGAGCGCGACGGCGTGGAGCTCTGGGAGGACCGGGCCGTCGTCGCCGTCGGCCGCACCGACGAGGCATGGGCCTTCGCCTTCGACGGCTACTCCCACCGCCGGCTGCACCCGTTGTTCCGCTCCCCCGCGGCGGCGGCCTCCTCCTCCGGTCGCGCGGTGGTCGTGTGGTGCGACCCCAGGCACCCGTCCTCGGCCGACGATCCGGTCGCGTTCCACCTGTCGGTGGCCGAACACGGGCGGGAGCTCTACGCCTTCACCGTCCGGGGTACGGACGTCCAGCGCACCGGCACCGTCCCCGCGGAGCTGGACCCTGTCCTGCTCTTCCGTCCGGAGGACAGCGCGGTGGACAACGAACGACGGGTCCTGGGGGCCCTGCACACCGTGCTCGGCGTCTCGCTGCCCCGCTTCGCTCTGGCCCAGGGCAGGCTTCACACCTTCACCACCCGGTCCTGGACCCGGGCGCCGCGCGACGGCGAGGGTTTCACGTACCTCACCTTCGTGCGGCACCGCCCCTGA
- a CDS encoding GNAT family N-acetyltransferase, whose amino-acid sequence MSLVLVRHSERPELWDRIPERFAGVVPEYNLHGDINGDYWNRLFTDFPEFQFVLYDDEHDVIAGAGRSLPRTWDGTAEDLGPGLDDSIARAFADRDAGRAPGALCALGIEVAEDHQGRGLSKVLLDAMADTARRAGLGTVLVPVRPTWKDRYPLVPIERYAAWTRDDGSPFDPWIRTQVGAGGTVAAASAYSSRITGTVAEWEEWTGLAFPEDGEYVFPGGLAPLQVDRARDRGAYWEPGVWITHRA is encoded by the coding sequence ATGTCCCTCGTCCTGGTACGGCACTCGGAACGGCCCGAGCTGTGGGACCGCATCCCGGAGCGCTTCGCCGGCGTGGTGCCCGAGTACAACCTGCACGGCGACATCAACGGCGACTACTGGAACCGGCTGTTCACGGACTTCCCCGAGTTCCAGTTCGTCCTGTACGACGACGAGCACGACGTGATCGCCGGCGCGGGCCGCTCGCTGCCCCGCACCTGGGACGGCACGGCCGAGGACCTGGGGCCCGGCCTGGACGACTCGATCGCGCGGGCCTTCGCGGACCGCGACGCCGGACGTGCCCCCGGTGCGCTGTGCGCGCTCGGGATCGAGGTGGCCGAGGACCACCAGGGCCGGGGCCTGTCGAAGGTGCTGCTCGACGCGATGGCGGACACGGCCCGGCGCGCCGGGCTCGGGACGGTCCTGGTGCCGGTGCGGCCCACCTGGAAGGACCGGTATCCGCTGGTGCCGATCGAGCGGTACGCGGCGTGGACCAGGGACGACGGGAGCCCGTTCGACCCGTGGATCCGGACACAGGTGGGGGCGGGCGGCACGGTCGCCGCGGCGTCCGCGTACTCCTCGCGGATCACCGGGACGGTCGCCGAGTGGGAGGAGTGGACGGGCCTCGCCTTCCCGGAGGACGGGGAGTACGTGTTCCCCGGCGGCCTCGCGCCCCTCCAGGTGGACCGGGCGCGGGACCGCGGCGCGTACTGGGAGCCGGGGGTGTGGATCACCCACCGGGCCTAG
- a CDS encoding class I SAM-dependent methyltransferase: MSGEFRVRELVLGIEGLALLRNAVDGDETFLRDRVEDIRRFVLAEPGEEKLPDGGATVNELDAAEGYAAWSAVYDSLPSSYIEVEEPVVGKILDGLAPGVALDAACGTGRQTRTLTGRGHRVIGVDQSPHMLEKARAHSPAADLRVGHLERLPLDDDSVDLAICSLAMTHLPDVTPAVAELARVVRPGGRIVVTDLHPFVISLQGQCLFVHGSEELAFVRNHVHLLSHYLDAFGAAGLRVRACHEPLFNGRLAPGGYEEAIGDAARAAWEGLPIVVVWDVEVPARGEAA; encoded by the coding sequence ATGAGCGGTGAATTCCGCGTACGGGAACTGGTGCTGGGAATCGAGGGGCTCGCGCTGCTGCGCAACGCCGTGGACGGGGACGAGACCTTCCTCAGGGACCGGGTGGAGGACATCCGCCGCTTCGTGCTCGCCGAGCCCGGCGAGGAGAAGCTGCCGGACGGCGGCGCCACCGTCAACGAGCTCGACGCGGCGGAGGGATACGCGGCCTGGTCGGCGGTGTACGACTCGCTGCCCAGTTCGTACATCGAGGTGGAGGAACCCGTCGTCGGGAAGATCCTCGACGGCCTGGCGCCCGGGGTCGCGCTCGACGCCGCCTGCGGCACCGGGCGGCAGACCCGGACGCTCACCGGGCGCGGTCACCGGGTCATCGGCGTGGACCAGTCCCCGCACATGCTGGAGAAGGCCCGGGCGCACTCCCCCGCGGCCGATCTGCGCGTCGGTCACCTGGAGCGGCTGCCGCTCGACGACGACTCCGTCGACCTGGCGATCTGTTCGCTCGCCATGACGCACCTGCCCGATGTCACCCCGGCCGTCGCGGAGCTGGCGCGCGTGGTGCGGCCGGGCGGACGGATCGTCGTGACGGATCTGCACCCCTTCGTGATCTCCCTCCAGGGACAGTGCCTCTTCGTCCACGGCTCCGAGGAACTCGCCTTCGTCCGCAACCACGTCCATCTGCTGAGCCACTACCTGGACGCCTTCGGGGCTGCCGGGCTGCGGGTCCGCGCCTGCCACGAGCCGCTCTTCAACGGGCGGCTGGCTCCCGGCGGCTACGAGGAGGCCATCGGTGACGCGGCCCGTGCCGCCTGGGAGGGCCTGCCGATCGTGGTCGTCTGGGACGTCGAGGTCCCCGCCCGGGGGGAGGCGGCCTGA